Proteins from a genomic interval of Quercus lobata isolate SW786 chromosome 11, ValleyOak3.0 Primary Assembly, whole genome shotgun sequence:
- the LOC115969020 gene encoding auxin-binding protein ABP19a-like, with product MMLPLFFIFCLFSSSHAAVQDFCVADLTAPQGPAGYSCKDPSKVTVNDFVFSGLGNPGNTSNLFKAALTPAFAAQFPGVNGLGISFGRLDVAPGGVVPFHTHPGASEILFVAEGTILAGFVSSANTVYFKSLKMGDIMVFPQGLLHFEINTGGTVAIGFVSFSSSNPGLQILDYALFGNNLPTELVAATTFLDTAQIKKLKGVFGGTG from the coding sequence ATGATGCTtcccttattcttcattttctgTCTCTTCAGCAGCTCCCATGCTGCTGTGCAAGACTTCTGTGTCGCTGACCTCACGGCTCCTCAAGGCCCTGCAGGCTACTCTTGCAAGGACCCTTCAAAGGTCACAGtgaatgattttgttttctctggCCTAGGCAATCCTGGTAACACCTCAAATCTTTTTAAAGCCGCGTTGACTCCAGCATTCGCTGCGCAATTTCCTGGTGTCAATGGCCTTGGAATTTCTTTTGGTCGTTTAGACGTGGCACCTGGCGGAGTTGTGCCATTTCACACACATCCTGGAGCTTCAGAAATCTTATTTGTTGCGGAAGGAACAATCCTTGCCGGGTTTGTTTCCTCAGCTAACACTGTTTACTTTAAATCCCTTAAGATGGGTGACATTATGGTTTTCCCTCAAGGATTACTTCACTTCGAAATAAATACGGGAGGGACTGTGGCTATTGGATTTGTTAGCTTCAGTAGTTCAAACCCAGGTCTCCAAATTCTGGACTATGCTTTGTTTGGAAACAATTTACCTACTGAATTGGTAGCAGCGACTACTTTCCTTGACACAGCTCAGATTAAAAAGCTTAAAGGTGTTTTTGGTGGAACTGGTTAA